TAATCAATCTTTTCCgtgcatatttctttttctacatGTGATTTGCTTGTGAATTCGTCGATGTTGTGTACACTGCTTATTTAAACATTAAGTAATGGAAATAGTAGCGCTTGGCAAAGAATCTTATGAATTCTCTTGCAATGATAAAACTCAGGTTGCCTGAGGACTTTGATAAGCCTGAATTCTCGACTGTGACAATTCAGCGTGATCTGTTCTATGGCTATGATACACTCATGGAGAATGTTTCAGATCCCTCTCACATTGATTTTGCTCATCATAAGGTATAGTCCTCAATTATATCATCATCACTCTAATCATTTGCTTCAACTGGCCAGAAAAAGTACAGCATCTCAGAATGCAATTCAGGTGATGGAGATCAAGCATCACGAGGTCAACTTGGTGCATAGTTTAGCACCATTGACTACTCCATGACATTCTTATTTGTCCCTGAATTAGCAATTTGACATTTGTTTCGTGGTTATTATACCAACTAACATTATGACTCAGTGTGTTTAAGATATGTCAACTATAGAAATCCTGCAATGCTGCCTGTTCTCCTGTCATTTCTTTGATAGGAATTTTGCATTTAAGAAAGCAATAAACTGTCAAAGGCATAAGTCGACCATAATCTACTTTTGTCAAGGCTGACAGCTCTCTGCATGCATCATCCTTGCTTGCTAATGCATTCTCTTCTAggaaaaaggttttttttttctttttggtaaaacTAGGAAAAAGGTTTTCATACTAGCTTACATGGAGAAGTCATGTGACAGGTCACAGGAAGGAGAGACAGAGCCAAACCTTTGCCGTTCAAAATGGAGTCTAGTGGGCCTTGGGGTTTTGCTGGATCTAATGATGATAACCCAACAATCAGTGCTAAGTTTGTGGCACCTTGTTATTATATCAACAAGTACGTCTCCATCTTATCTACCTTGGCTTCTTGCTGGACTTAATACCAGGTCACGCTTACTCCAAGAGGAAGACTCTGACCACTGCTTTCTTCGCTGCTGTTTTGGATTTGAATAGCTTGCAGTTTCTGGGTCCCTGAAATTATCTGACATGAGACCACTGATAGTTAATGTGTATGTTAACTACTAATTTCACAAGTAGGCTTTTTGTTGAAAATACCAAAGCCTGTCTTTCAAAGTCTCGATGTCTGCTCAATCCTTCCGTCTGACGAGCAGCTGTATTTTTGAGATCCATTCTGGTTGTACTTGTTGGCTACAGGCATTTCAGCGTCATTTCTGACTAAATCAACTTTCATGTCATATTGCTGAGCATTCCGGATACATTCACTTTCCAttagctcaattttttttcttttttctccagaATCGAGATAGACACAAAACTTCCTGTTGTTGGAGATCAAAAATGGGTTATATGGATCTGCTCCTTCAACGTACCAATGGCCCCTGGGAAGACTCGTTCCATCGTTTGCAGTGCTCGAAACTTCTTTCAGTTCACAATGCCAGGCCCAGCTTGGTGGCAGGTGAGAccatttctccttttcttggtTCTATCTTGTACTCAAGGGTTCACAGGGACTTCATTGCCCTTTTATTCTTTCCCTGTAGAATTCAAATAAGGTCTCTAATATTATTGGTTTGTAAATTGTTGGGTTGTTGCTTATAGCAACATTGCAGAAGTTGTCTTTAGAGGCTTGCCTTTCAGTGCTTGTGATTCATGTACGTGCCTGTTCATAACAGCGTAACTGACATGATTTGTCTCCTGTGGTTATTTGCCAGGTGATCCCGAGGTGGCATGAGCACTGGACTTCGAATAAAGTTTATGATGGAGATATGATTGTCCTTCAGGGACAGGAGAAGATCTTCCTCTCCAAGTCGATGGAGGGTCAGGAAGACGTAAATGAGCAATACACAAAGATCACATTTACACCCACTCAAGCCGATCGGTTTGTCCTGGCATTCCGCAATTGGCTAAGACGGCACGGGAACAGCCAACCCGAATGGTTTGGCTCGAGCAGTCAAAAGCCTTTGCCATCTACCGTCTTGTCGAAACGTCAGGTGCAGTGACTTACAAATCATACCGTTTTGTACTTCTATGAATGCTAAGAGGCTCTGTCAAAGAATCAATGGATCTCGAATACAATAGAACGTGCTTTTGTGACCCGAATATAAGCTTTGAGAGTTTTGAAAGATACTCTTCTGATCCAACCTggcttctttttctatttgctCTGCAGATGCTTGATCGGTTCGAGCAACATACTCTCAAGTGCTCGTCATGCAGAAAAGCCTACGAAGCATTTCAGACATGGCAGAAGCTTCTCATAGGCGCCACCGTCTTCTTCTGTGCAACAGCGGGCGTCCCATCAGACATGCAATCCCGAATTATTCTTGCCGGGATTGCCATTGTCTGTTCAGGTATCGCTTATGCCTTGCACGAACTGCAGGAGAACTTTGTTTTCGTAGATTATGTACATGCCGACATCGATTAGCGGTGGTGGTATCCATCGGTTAGATTTCTTCACATAGGCATAGATTTTGAAAGTACCAACTGTACCAATACACACAGAAACCCCGCTTGAACTGGCTTTATAGATTACTTCTCActtgtttttttcatttcctcTGGGAATCCGAATCTGAGACGCGGCTATCCTTGCTTATGTAAAGTTTAAATCTTTAAGCAATAACTTAGAACCACCTGCGGCTTACATATGATCTCCTGCTGTCGGATGTATGATCATGAAAGGAGAAGGTGAAAATTGATCAACAAAACACTAACGGTCATCGATCAGCGCaacccaaaatgaaaagaacttaAAAATTGAACGATTCGGGGCGGAGAACTGATAGCAAGAGAATTCATATTGAAAACGAGAAAAGTTTTCAACTTCAGCAATTGCAACAAAAGATTCTATCTGATTCCGCTCGagacataaaaaagaaaaaagtcacaaaaccCAAAGGGGAAATGCACATAAACGAACACTAACCAAACTACCACCTCCTATTCTAGCCTTTACATCCCGAATGGAAACCCTAACCCACCTGCCACCGCATAAAGGAGAGAACACCCCCACTCTCACTCCCACTCCCCTACCCCtcgaaaaaaagaataaggaagGACCCTAAGAGCTGGTGAATTTGGTGACGGCCTTGGTGCCCTCGGAGACGGCGTGCTTGGCCAGCTCCCCGGGCAAGACGAGGCGGACGGCGGTCTGGATTTCCCGGGAGGTGATGGTGGGCTTCTTGTTGTAGCGGGCGAGGCGGGAGGACTCCTGGGCGAGCTTCTCGAAGATGTCGTTGATGAAGGAGTTCATGATGCCCATGGCCTTGCTGGAGATGCCGATGTCCGGGTGGACCTGCTTCAGCACCTTGAAGATGTAGATTTTGTACGTCTCCACGCTCCgcttcgccttcttcttcttcttgtccgCCGACCCGGCCTCCTTCGGCAACTTCTTCTCCGCCCGCGGCTTCTTCTCGGCCGGCGCCTTCTCGGCCTTCTTGTCGTCGGCCGGCTTCTTCTCCGCCGGCTTCTTCTCCGCCTTCGGCGCCATCGCTAATCGACTctaagagagagcgagagataGAGACCGAAAGAGAAAGACGGAAGCTTTGAGTACGAGACGGGTAGAGAACTTCGTTTCGCGATGAAGACACAGGGAGGGGTTTTTGCTTTTATATAGGGCTCGGGGAGCGATCCCATTCGTCGCTTCGGCGAGTGGCGGATCGATGACGTGGACGGTCTAGATGCTGTGGGGGGGAGGGGATGGGCGGCGGCGATTGCTTCGGTGGTTCCATGCGGGGCTTCTCGTTTTGCGGAATCGATGGTTTCCGGGTTGTCggttttttcgaattttcatttttaattccggatttctttctttttcatattttccgttgttttgGCGGCAGAGCAAAGGCTGGGAAAAGTTTTGAAAGAGGCGGTGAGAAACGAGGGGCGAAGGTCCAGTAAGGTGCTGCCACGTGGAACGGACCTGAGGTTGCTGCGACtgtgggcctgggccctggcaTGGTTGCCGTATTGAGCCTCAAATTCCTCATCTTCTGTTCTGAAAAACTTGGGCCACAagatttgcttttcttttttcctctcccaAAATTGAAAAGTCGAGAAATCTATCCAACTTTATAATCTAAGATACACATCTACAAAACAACATGCATGATGATTATGAAATAAATTAGGAGTATCACTAGTTCCTAAAGTGCAGAATTAATGCACGCTTGGGTTGAAACAAGCTTTGCATGTTGACCAAATTCACACGTGATATATACATAAGTCGTTGTAGCAATAAAAGATCGAGCTGCAACGggtgattttccaaaatattggTTATACATGATGCGAGAGAAAACAGTTCGTTGAGAAATGTAAACTTTTCTTGATTGGTTGCCTAACGTGGTTTACAAGTGCTATGGGGTATCATGGAAGGCATTAATTGATCATGCAATCGCTTATATGTAGAGTTACAAGGAGCCTTAAGCATTATTAAAAATGCTCTTATAAACAAGGGCCCTTGGAGTATGAGTTAATTAAAAGTATACAGCACTTTTCGGACTGCTTTTGAAATTAAAGAATCACGTGATTTAATAAAGTCATCTacttcaaataataaaattttccatctccaaagtaaaatttaacaatgcTTAACTAGTGTCAAGAGGCACTCCTAACCATTTTCTTTGTTAAAACTTAAAAGTGAAGAAAGCGACAGCAATTTCGAAAAATACGAAAAAAGGGTTGCGAAAACATGGATCTTGGCATTTGCTTAATAATACCTTAATTCCATACTAAATCAAAGAATCGGTCGTTCTTATACAAAATCAACTATGCTGCCGGGCGTACATGGTATCCACGCATACAaatcttctttatctttctaCAATCAGATACACTAACGTGTTTCGCCAGAAAGAAAGCCTTCTTGAGCAAAAGCCATCACTAGTTCATTGCCGCCCTGCCACCATGGTCGCACAATATTGATCGCATAATGCTGATCGCTCCTCCCCCCCTTCTCTCACCCACATTAGTAAAGATACATTTATGATATTACGTGATTCCGTATATTTTATGGTTCTGCATATTTTGTTACTTAAGATATTCGTCATGTAAAGCCTTTAGGTAGGCTCATGTACTCTCCACTTGTTATTGAACATGATATTACCTCTTTCTTTCCTGTTATCTCAACTCTAAATACGTCATCAGAGCAAGAGGTCCCGAGTACAAATGTTTCCAAACCCTTGCTTGCCTCCCTAATAACAAATTTTCACACTTAGGCCAAAGTCCAACATACGCGTGAAGGGAAGTGTTAGAATATTCAATGTTAAACCACAACTTCATCTCATGATCTCACAAAATCTTCCACGCACACGATAGGAGAAGCACGAAACTAGTTGTCAAAAACTCTGTCAAAGCTTGTATACTTGCCCAGTAATTCCTAAGTAAGTCATTAGAAGGTCCAATATAAAAACTTAAGCTTATAGATATAAAGAAATTACATGTATATAAAAAGCATGTATGACTTGTTGTTAATCAATGTAGGATCGCTGCAAGTCAAATTAAAAGCAACAAGTGAAATTTGACCCCAACATGTGAAATTTGACTGATGAGAGTGGGTATACATATGCAAATGTGATAGAATCGACTTTGATACTATGCAAGGAAAGTCCAACCCAATTTCTAATATAAGCAATCCacataagaagaaaaacattTGCTATTGGGCtccttaaaattaaaaaagacaagaaaaaaccACCTAAAACTCTAAACTATGCCCATCGCAACACATTCACtctaaactttttcttgtgacttaaaaacctcaaacttgt
The nucleotide sequence above comes from Eucalyptus grandis isolate ANBG69807.140 chromosome 2, ASM1654582v1, whole genome shotgun sequence. Encoded proteins:
- the LOC104434044 gene encoding pheophorbide a oxygenase, chloroplastic; this encodes MSLLQPLSTPSPVVPLSSSAAKNGSLGFPPPFPIKPTSLFSRRAPERLKFSPFPLRVAAPPKSPPPTSDPDESTEARGDQFREDEFGAEEELGDESSGSKFSWRDHWYPVSLVEDLDPRLPTPFQLLGRDLVLWFDKSNSQWVAFDDKCPHRLAPLSEGRIDEDGNLQCSYHGWSFDGCGSCTQIPQAASEGPEARAVRSPRACVTRFPTMISQGLLFVWPDENGWERANATKPPMLPEDFDKPEFSTVTIQRDLFYGYDTLMENVSDPSHIDFAHHKVTGRRDRAKPLPFKMESSGPWGFAGSNDDNPTISAKFVAPCYYINKIEIDTKLPVVGDQKWVIWICSFNVPMAPGKTRSIVCSARNFFQFTMPGPAWWQVIPRWHEHWTSNKVYDGDMIVLQGQEKIFLSKSMEGQEDVNEQYTKITFTPTQADRFVLAFRNWLRRHGNSQPEWFGSSSQKPLPSTVLSKRQMLDRFEQHTLKCSSCRKAYEAFQTWQKLLIGATVFFCATAGVPSDMQSRIILAGIAIVCSGIAYALHELQENFVFVDYVHADID
- the LOC104434045 gene encoding histone H2B; this translates as MAPKAEKKPAEKKPADDKKAEKAPAEKKPRAEKKLPKEAGSADKKKKKAKRSVETYKIYIFKVLKQVHPDIGISSKAMGIMNSFINDIFEKLAQESSRLARYNKKPTITSREIQTAVRLVLPGELAKHAVSEGTKAVTKFTSS